One Acaryochloris marina S15 DNA segment encodes these proteins:
- a CDS encoding mechanosensitive ion channel family protein translates to MAHRKRLSFLSKFYDLRLLRWFSIALLTTCLIVIGHNGPLSVTAQTQQTAAIQVDGVTLFQVSSSEDFPAEKRAKDVNTLLQKLIKSPATATITIDNSENLPVLKVNQGNDQESLYLLSINRRDAQGNPLQATASDWRQKIQKAIDRGKDERANIGLLVWQSAACLVFAVIIHWLLGRFWRRKLVGLLPQATVDPTTGQQPQSLQFLIKVILFLLRLALWLWAISYIGELLPWTRIWINRVISVLTETFGTQFIPAGNRSYSVSDVALLIILLVCVLNLARTVQHLLRTRVLSATGLSRGAQEAVAFVANYVLLFLGTLVLLQLWGFDLSTLTVFASVLGVGIGLGLQGFAKNFISGMVLIFEQPIKVGDFVKVGEYQGTVERINVRSTELRTLDQVSIIVPNSELLESKVLDWDHGSSISRLQIPVKVAYSASPTTVREALMDAARDYSSILKDPPPRVFFTEFGDHSLNFLLLVWVDEPQKQFAIKSDLNFRIETILRHRKIEIPLPQRDLNIRSGTLPLGLPDELTTSLTELSQCMQAWVKLQALSLNTEPKTNFNPNPLPNSQEDSSVQDENK, encoded by the coding sequence ATGGCTCATCGTAAACGTTTATCTTTTCTGAGTAAATTTTATGACCTACGTCTTCTACGATGGTTCTCCATCGCTCTATTGACGACTTGTTTAATCGTTATTGGTCACAATGGCCCTCTCTCTGTTACAGCCCAAACACAACAAACAGCAGCGATTCAAGTTGATGGAGTCACACTGTTTCAAGTTAGCTCTTCTGAAGATTTTCCTGCTGAAAAACGTGCCAAAGATGTGAATACCCTTTTGCAAAAGCTCATTAAATCACCTGCTACTGCTACCATAACCATTGATAATTCTGAAAATCTGCCCGTTCTTAAAGTCAATCAAGGGAATGATCAGGAAAGTCTCTACTTACTCTCTATCAATCGACGAGATGCTCAAGGCAATCCACTTCAGGCAACGGCGTCAGACTGGCGTCAGAAAATTCAAAAAGCGATTGATCGGGGTAAAGATGAACGGGCAAATATCGGATTACTGGTTTGGCAGTCTGCGGCATGCTTGGTCTTCGCCGTTATTATCCATTGGCTATTAGGAAGATTCTGGCGGAGAAAATTAGTTGGTTTACTTCCCCAGGCTACTGTTGACCCAACGACTGGACAACAACCCCAGAGCCTACAGTTCTTAATCAAGGTCATTCTCTTTCTGCTTAGGCTTGCACTTTGGTTATGGGCTATTAGCTATATCGGAGAGCTACTTCCCTGGACTCGGATTTGGATAAATCGAGTGATCAGTGTTCTGACAGAAACTTTTGGAACTCAGTTCATTCCTGCGGGGAATAGATCTTATTCTGTTTCAGACGTTGCCCTGTTGATAATTTTGCTAGTGTGCGTACTTAATCTTGCTCGAACAGTACAGCACTTGCTACGAACAAGAGTACTTAGCGCCACAGGACTAAGTCGGGGGGCGCAAGAAGCGGTTGCTTTTGTCGCAAACTATGTCTTGCTATTTCTGGGGACATTGGTTTTGCTACAGTTATGGGGTTTTGACTTAAGCACCTTAACTGTTTTTGCTAGTGTTCTAGGTGTTGGGATAGGTCTGGGTTTACAAGGGTTTGCTAAAAACTTCATTAGTGGGATGGTCCTGATCTTTGAACAACCGATCAAGGTAGGTGACTTCGTCAAAGTTGGAGAATACCAAGGAACTGTGGAGCGAATCAATGTACGAAGTACTGAATTAAGGACCCTTGATCAAGTTTCCATCATTGTTCCAAACTCAGAACTATTAGAATCTAAAGTGTTGGATTGGGACCATGGATCATCTATTTCTCGTCTGCAAATTCCAGTAAAGGTTGCTTATAGTGCAAGTCCAACCACTGTTAGAGAAGCCTTGATGGATGCCGCCAGGGATTACTCAAGTATTCTCAAAGATCCTCCCCCGCGCGTATTTTTTACTGAATTTGGAGATCACTCGTTAAATTTCTTACTATTGGTTTGGGTTGATGAACCTCAAAAGCAATTTGCCATCAAAAGTGATCTAAATTTTAGAATCGAGACTATTCTCAGACATCGAAAAATTGAAATCCCTCTGCCACAAAGAGACTTAAATATTCGCTCCGGCACGTTGCCGTTAGGTTTACCAGATGAGTTAACCACGTCATTGACTGAACTCTCTCAGTGTATGCAGGCATGGGTAAAACTGCAGGCTCTCTCTCTAAATACAGAACCAAAAACAAATTTCAATCCTAATCCATTACCAAATTCCCAAGAAGATTCTTCGGTTCAAGATGAGAACAAATAG
- a CDS encoding class I SAM-dependent methyltransferase, with product MFEQTGKKLHSADYFGEARDFWWNLDFLQLMGRRWKVEDVNTVLDVGCGQGHWGQVLSQILPVHTTVVGIDQEPKWVEEAERRAQDLGIEKRFSYAQGNANAIPFPDCQFDLVTCQTVLIHIANPTTVLREMMRVLKPGGLLAVAEPNNLAGVLIFSNLSAGEPIEQICKDVEFHAICERGKSNLGEGNSSLGDLIPGYFSQLGLQNIQTYISDKVSPLFPPYASREQQVSKQLYLDWVERGRWSRDKSLRYYLAGGGTDQGFTDYWVQMLRKNKSVEQSLLNEKFHTSGGAVMYLVSGRKLNIP from the coding sequence GTGTTTGAGCAGACTGGGAAGAAGCTTCATTCAGCAGACTATTTTGGTGAAGCGCGAGACTTCTGGTGGAATCTAGACTTTTTGCAGTTGATGGGGCGAAGATGGAAAGTTGAGGATGTTAACACAGTGCTAGATGTTGGCTGTGGCCAAGGGCATTGGGGACAAGTTCTCTCTCAAATCCTGCCAGTTCACACCACTGTGGTTGGAATTGATCAAGAACCCAAATGGGTAGAAGAAGCAGAACGACGAGCACAAGATCTTGGGATAGAGAAACGGTTCAGCTATGCACAAGGTAATGCTAATGCAATCCCTTTCCCGGATTGCCAATTCGATTTAGTGACTTGCCAAACAGTTCTAATTCACATAGCTAATCCCACTACAGTATTGAGGGAAATGATGCGTGTCCTGAAGCCAGGGGGACTGCTTGCCGTAGCAGAGCCTAATAACTTAGCAGGTGTACTGATATTTAGTAACTTAAGCGCGGGAGAACCGATAGAGCAGATTTGCAAGGATGTAGAATTTCATGCGATCTGTGAACGGGGAAAATCTAACTTAGGTGAAGGCAATAGTTCACTGGGAGACTTGATTCCTGGTTATTTCTCTCAGCTTGGGCTACAAAACATCCAAACATACATATCTGATAAGGTATCTCCTCTATTTCCTCCCTATGCATCTAGAGAACAACAAGTTTCAAAGCAGCTATATTTGGATTGGGTTGAGCGAGGGCGTTGGAGTCGAGATAAATCTCTACGATATTATCTAGCAGGTGGTGGAACTGATCAGGGTTTTACAGATTACTGGGTGCAGATGTTGAGAAAAAACAAGTCAGTTGAACAATCTCTTCTCAATGAAAAATTTCATACAAGCGGTGGAGCAGTAATGTATTTAGTTTCTGGGCGGAAGCTAAATATACCTTAG
- a CDS encoding GNAT family N-acetyltransferase, with protein sequence MITYTKTTHDRILHLSYQVLRPGFSIAEVIFPEDQDQETQHYGAFDHRGEVICCITLILSTWQGKPAWWLRAMATAPAWRNQGIGTRMIRYLLEDLQESDLARPIWGMSPPILKHSYNRLPSTAIPV encoded by the coding sequence ATGATCACCTACACCAAGACGACCCATGATCGCATCCTCCACCTGAGCTATCAAGTCTTACGACCAGGCTTTTCAATTGCAGAGGTCATCTTTCCAGAAGACCAAGACCAGGAAACTCAACATTATGGGGCATTCGATCACCGAGGAGAAGTAATCTGCTGCATTACTCTCATTCTCTCGACTTGGCAGGGTAAACCCGCTTGGTGGCTAAGGGCAATGGCGACCGCTCCAGCCTGGAGGAACCAGGGGATTGGTACCAGAATGATCCGATACCTACTGGAAGACCTTCAAGAGTCTGATCTGGCCAGGCCGATATGGGGCATGTCCCCACCCATTCTTAAACATTCCTACAATCGCTTGCCCTCAACCGCCATACCTGTTTAA
- a CDS encoding ParB/RepB/Spo0J family partition protein yields the protein MNRQKHPPAKRSMLNNVSLFTDDDDPSVKSDQLLISKISLPSEQPRRYFDVKKMDQLCQSIKKHGILENLIVRPSPKRADRYELIAGERRYRAAKKVGLKEVPVKILTIDDEQALQIALVENLQREDLNPVEETESILQLLSIHLDKPIPETVSLLHRMLDEVKGKVPHNVMGNNVVEAVEELFTGLGRMGWKSFVVNRLPLLKLPSEILEALRGGKLAYTKAIAISRVKDEQARSNVLHESIEKNLSLSEIKAIINGLKSSANKKVPKTVQKFYDRVSIVTTRLKKSQAWTDKNKRKQAELLLKELESLAE from the coding sequence ATGAACCGTCAAAAGCATCCTCCGGCCAAACGATCCATGCTGAATAACGTTTCTTTATTCACTGATGATGACGATCCATCAGTGAAATCAGATCAATTGCTTATTAGTAAAATTAGCTTGCCCTCTGAACAACCACGTCGATATTTTGACGTAAAAAAGATGGATCAGCTATGCCAGTCAATCAAAAAACATGGGATTCTAGAAAATCTAATTGTTCGACCTTCTCCTAAGAGGGCAGATCGGTATGAACTTATTGCAGGTGAAAGACGATACAGAGCTGCGAAAAAAGTTGGACTTAAAGAAGTACCAGTAAAGATACTTACGATAGACGATGAACAAGCTCTTCAAATAGCACTAGTTGAAAATCTTCAGAGAGAGGATCTCAACCCAGTAGAAGAGACTGAAAGCATCTTGCAACTACTTTCAATTCATCTAGACAAGCCAATTCCAGAGACTGTTTCGCTTCTTCATCGAATGCTAGATGAGGTTAAAGGTAAAGTTCCCCATAACGTTATGGGGAACAACGTAGTTGAGGCTGTGGAAGAGTTATTTACAGGTCTAGGACGCATGGGATGGAAATCCTTTGTAGTCAACCGACTCCCTTTATTAAAACTCCCCTCAGAAATTCTTGAAGCATTGAGAGGGGGCAAGCTTGCTTATACAAAAGCGATAGCCATTTCCCGAGTCAAGGATGAGCAGGCCAGATCGAATGTATTGCATGAGTCAATTGAGAAGAATCTCTCTCTCTCAGAGATCAAAGCAATCATCAATGGATTAAAATCGTCAGCGAACAAAAAAGTTCCAAAGACTGTTCAAAAATTTTACGATCGAGTATCTATAGTCACAACCAGACTCAAGAAATCCCAGGCTTGGACTGATAAGAATAAGCGGAAGCAAGCTGAATTGCTTCTAAAAGAATTAGAAAGTTTAGCTGAGTAA
- a CDS encoding ParA family protein, with translation MAKCRIIAIFNQAGGVGKTTITMNLGYHLATHSKKVLLVDMDPQASLTNFMGLEVTELKTTIYDALMAEDVVDIEVYSNIHGMDLAPSNINLSNAEQELVLAEQREIRLKEPLSKLQGDYDFILIDCPPSLGILSYISLVAATDVLVPIQTQFKSLMGTDFLLSTVSKVQKRLNKNLKFAGFWPTMYSAGNVLDNRTLETITEQLSQIATIFTPLPRATALAEASEYGLPLALAPKKNKQILQIFDEVSTLIEDL, from the coding sequence ATGGCGAAATGCCGAATAATAGCAATATTCAATCAAGCCGGAGGCGTGGGTAAAACTACTATCACAATGAATCTTGGATATCACCTTGCTACTCATTCCAAAAAGGTTCTCCTAGTGGATATGGATCCACAGGCTTCCTTGACCAATTTTATGGGCTTAGAGGTAACTGAACTTAAAACAACAATATATGACGCACTAATGGCTGAAGATGTCGTGGACATTGAAGTATATTCCAATATACATGGAATGGATCTAGCTCCTTCCAACATCAATTTATCTAATGCGGAACAAGAATTAGTGCTAGCTGAGCAACGTGAAATTAGACTGAAGGAACCGCTTTCAAAATTACAGGGTGATTACGATTTCATTTTGATTGATTGCCCTCCAAGTCTAGGGATCCTTAGTTATATCAGCTTAGTTGCTGCTACTGATGTTCTTGTTCCAATCCAAACACAGTTTAAATCTTTAATGGGAACTGATTTCCTATTGAGTACAGTCAGTAAGGTTCAAAAAAGACTGAATAAGAATTTGAAGTTTGCTGGATTTTGGCCAACTATGTATTCTGCTGGCAACGTTTTGGATAACCGGACACTTGAGACAATTACTGAGCAACTATCCCAAATTGCAACAATTTTTACTCCACTCCCTCGTGCTACTGCACTTGCAGAAGCATCTGAATATGGTCTCCCTTTAGCTCTCGCACCAAAAAAGAATAAACAGATTCTCCAAATATTTGATGAAGTGTCAACACTTATTGAAGATCTATAG
- a CDS encoding uridine kinase, with protein MAVPLLLSHDRYYRYMPCGNYDLPEALDTGLMITHLKWLRSSYSAELPVYDMITNSRKRETELVHPHPIIIVEGIFVLTLSEILEYLDFKVYVETPDDLRMNCRIIRDGKEKLRSESSVIQEWQANVMPTHEELVESGAAVADLVVSGEEEYKENIFSFNAV; from the coding sequence ATGGCTGTGCCCTTGCTTCTCAGCCACGATCGCTATTATCGCTATATGCCCTGTGGCAACTACGATCTCCCAGAAGCTCTGGACACGGGATTGATGATCACTCATCTGAAATGGCTGCGGTCTAGTTACTCTGCGGAATTGCCTGTTTATGACATGATCACCAATTCCCGGAAAAGAGAGACTGAGCTAGTCCATCCACATCCGATCATTATTGTTGAGGGCATCTTTGTGCTAACCCTATCCGAAATCCTGGAATATCTGGACTTCAAGGTTTACGTCGAGACTCCAGATGATCTGCGGATGAATTGCAGGATTATTAGGGATGGTAAGGAGAAACTGAGGTCAGAGTCTAGTGTGATTCAGGAATGGCAGGCTAATGTCATGCCGACTCATGAAGAGCTGGTTGAGTCTGGTGCTGCGGTGGCTGATCTGGTGGTATCAGGTGAGGAAGAGTATAAGGAGAATATTTTCAGTTTTAATGCTGTTTAG